One Calderihabitans maritimus genomic window, AACCCCGGGTTCGACTTCTCCCAGCAGACTTACATTAATAATCACGCGGTCAGGACAGGATACGGTATCCCCGCCGACTAATTCCACCCCATTTTCCTCCGCACAACGAGCAAACCCCTGGTAAAAACCGTCAACAAACTCCACCGGAGTATCGGGAGGTAAGGCCAGGGAGACCACAGCACAAACCGGTATCCCCGCCATAGCGGCAACATCGCTAATATTAACGGCCAGGCTTTTATAGCCAATTTGCTGCGGGGCAGCTGTTTTCCGGGAAAAATGCACTCCCTCCACCAACATGTCGGTGGTTAACACCTGAAGCTTGTCCGGTTCCACCTGGATTAAAGCTGCATCGTCTCCTATCCCCACCCGTATCCGGGGCGAAGAGGTGGAAAAATTCTTCTGTATGCGCTCGATTATCCCGAATTCTCCCAAATCGGCGACTTTCACGGGATACCACCCAACCCTTTTCCATCCTTCGGCTTAACTAGTATACTTTCCAGCCTGCTCCAGAAATGCTTGATAAGTAGTCTCATCGAAGAGAACCAACCTCACTTCTTCCAGGGAAGTATCTCCTTTAAGATGTTCGGTTATGACCTCCAACATGACCCGAGCCGCCTCTGGGGCGGGAAAACCTCCTACACCTGTACCGATAGCCGGAAACGCCACCGATTTCAGACCCAACTCTGCCGCACGCTGCAAACTGTTTGTTGTAGCCAGGCGGATTTTATTTCCGTCAGTCCGCAGGTCCTGCCCCATGCCGGCAGCATGAATCACATACTTGGCCTTCAGCCTTCCTGCCCCCGTAACTACGGCTTCTCCTACCGGTATAGGTCCCTTTCTTACTGCTTCTTCTTCTATTTCCGTACCA contains:
- the thiL gene encoding thiamine-phosphate kinase; the protein is MKVADLGEFGIIERIQKNFSTSSPRIRVGIGDDAALIQVEPDKLQVLTTDMLVEGVHFSRKTAAPQQIGYKSLAVNISDVAAMAGIPVCAVVSLALPPDTPVEFVDGFYQGFARCAEENGVELVGGDTVSCPDRVIINVSLLGEVEPGVYRLRSGAQAGDLIAVTGELGGSAAGLKCLLQAGEKHLPWVQAVRKRHLEPVPRLREGRFLGNCKAVTALNDI
- a CDS encoding macro domain-containing protein — protein: MELEIKGKRVRIIRGDITDQEVEAVVNAANNHLWMGAGVAGAIKKKGGTEIEEEAVRKGPIPVGEAVVTGAGRLKAKYVIHAAGMGQDLRTDGNKIRLATTNSLQRAAELGLKSVAFPAIGTGVGGFPAPEAARVMLEVITEHLKGDTSLEEVRLVLFDETTYQAFLEQAGKYTS